GCGCACAGCTCGTCACCGGTGCGCCCGTCGAGGTAGGCCATGTCGTCCATGCGGCCGCCGAGCGCGGCGACCTCCTCGCCCAGGCCGAGCCAGTTGAGGACCTTGACCCCGTTGGACCACAGCGACAGCGCCGCGCCGACCGGCTTGTTCTCCCGCACGCGGTCGTAGACGACGACGTCGTGCCCGAGCCGCCGCAGCGCGATGGCCGCGCTCGCCCCGCCGACGCCGGCGCCGATGACGATGATCTTCACGGTCAGCTCCCGCGGTAGGTCGAGTAGGCGAACGGGCTCAGCAGCAGCGGCACGTGCAGGTGCCGGTCGGCACCGGCGACGGTGACCTCGAACGTCACCGTCACCTCCGGGTAGAAGGTCTCCACGCCGCTGCGGGCGAAGTACGCGGCGGTCCCGAACGTCAGGGCGTACCGGCCGGGCGCCAGCCGCTCGGGGCCGAGCGCGGCGCGGCCGTCGGCGTCGGTGACGGCCGCGGCGACGAGCGTGTCCTCGGCGTCGGTCAGCTCGACGGCGACGCCGGTGGCGGGGACGCCGGTCGCGGCGTCCAGCACGTGGGTGGTCAGGTGGGTCACGGGTGGTCCTCGGGGTCGGTCACGTCGCCGCGCAGCCTCAGCAGCGCGATCTGGGCGAGCTGGTCGCAGGCCTCGGCGACCTCGGTGGCGTCGTCGTGGTGGAGGCGTCGTTCGAGCTCGGCGAGCATCTCGTCGGGCGTGCGCCCGGCGGCGCGCACGAGGAAGACGCGGCCGAACCGCTCCTCGTAGGCGCGGTTGCCGGCGGCGAGGCGCGCGGCGACGTCGTCGTCGGCGGTGGTCATGCTCGCCTGCTCGCGGCGCGAGGCCGCGGCCTCGGCGCCGTCGCCGGTGGGGCGTTCGCCGATGCGGGGGTGGTGGGCCAGGGCGGCGTCGAGCTCGGGGCGTCCCCACGTCG
This Isoptericola jiangsuensis DNA region includes the following protein-coding sequences:
- the uraH gene encoding hydroxyisourate hydrolase, producing MTHLTTHVLDAATGVPATGVAVELTDAEDTLVAAAVTDADGRAALGPERLAPGRYALTFGTAAYFARSGVETFYPEVTVTFEVTVAGADRHLHVPLLLSPFAYSTYRGS
- the uraD gene encoding 2-oxo-4-hydroxy-4-carboxy-5-ureidoimidazoline decarboxylase; its protein translation is MHIDDFDTLDAATATATVAVWAAVPTWTDAVVAGRPYGTTAALAAHAAALATTWGRPELDAALAHHPRIGERPTGDGAEAAASRREQASMTTADDDVAARLAAGNRAYEERFGRVFLVRAAGRTPDEMLAELERRLHHDDATEVAEACDQLAQIALLRLRGDVTDPEDHP